The Blautia pseudococcoides genome segment CACAAAGTTGGTCTGAACTACGTTTCCTGCTCACCGTTCCGTGTGCCGATCGCAAGACTTGCAGCAGCACAGGCAGCGCTGAATAATAAATAATCTATTTTGCCAATAGAATAAATGTGCGCGAAAGCGTATTGTGTCCAAGCAGAAAGCACCCCCGCATGTAAGTGCGGGGGTGTTTTAATGGGGGAAGAAAAAATGTTTCAGCCGTATTTTCTGGAACAAATGGTAAATATGATGCATGCGCCATTTTACATCTTTGCTGACCAGAAAGAAATGATACAAAAATTTGGCGGCAGAGAGATAGAGACAATTCTTTTTGAAAAAAATCCGGAATTGGTGCAGAATGCATTTTCCAAGAAGAATAAAGAGTATCCGGTTATTTTAACAGACAAGGTTCTGGTATTCGCAGTGTTTGACAGCGGCATGGCAGAGGGGGCCATAATGATTGCCGGGCCTGTAACCATAGGACGTCTGAGTCAGGAAACGCTGCTCCAGCTCCGCAGGGAATATAAACTGGGAAGAAAGAGCGGATATACCCCTCCCGTGTGCCCGCTGGATAAATTTGTCTCAGGGATTTTGCTGCTGCACTGGCATCTGACGGGACAGAAACTGACATCCGCTGAACTTTGGCAGAAGAATCAGCGATACTATTCAGCAACCGTAAATATCCAGAACCGTATATCTCAGGATATTTTCATGAGGCAGGAGAATGCAGGGCTGCACAATCCCTATGAGCAGGAGCTAAGAGAGCTGGACAGCATTGAGAGAGGAGATACAGAGGCTTTGAAACGAAGTATCTCAGAGACCTATGAGGGTGAGATCGGAATCCTTGCAAAAGATCCTCTCCGCTCCCATAAAAATGTGGCGGTAGGTAATATTACATTGGCCTCAAGAGCTGCGATCCGGGGAGGGATCAGTGTAGAGAAATCATTTTCCATGGCGGACAGTTTTATACAGCAGGTGGAGGAAATTGACAATGTGCCGGAAGTGGAGGCATTTAAGCGGGAGTCCCAGTATTTTTATGCCAGACTTGTAAACGAGGAAAATACCCGGGGAGGAGAAAAGCAGAATGTTAGAAAGAATCCGCTGATTGGACAGGTCAAGGATTATATTTTCAACCACCTGCATGATACCATACAGGTGTCAGACATCGCAGCGCACATGCAGGTGAATCCGGATTACCTCTCCCATCTGTTCAGTTCCCAGGAAAAAATGACTATCACCAGTTATATCCGTCAGGAGAAGGTCAGAAGAGGGGAGAATCTTCTGAAATATTCAGATTACCGGGTTCAGGAAATTGCATTTTATCTGGGTTTCTGTTCTCAGAGCCATTTTGCCAGAGTGTTTCAGCAGATTGTGGGTATAAGTCCAAATGAATACCGCAAGAAATTTGGAAATAGGAAAAAATGGAAAATGAAATAAGAATTGTGACTAACAGCTAAGATATGTGATATATCTTGGCTGTTTTTTTCTTTATAATTATAAAAGGTAACAGCATGGCTGTGATTAGGTCATGCTTCTCAACCGTGTTTGGGAAAGTACCGAAAAGGAGATTAGGAGGAAAGAAAATGAAAGGTTTTAAGAGAGGAATTGCTGCGGTATCCACAGTGGCACTCTGCCTGACGTCCATACCGATGAACGGGCTTTACCTGGTGTCTGCGGCAGAACTGGACAGGACAGTTAAGCTTCAGCCCAGTCTCGCATCCACCTTCCATGACACCAATGAAGACGGTCTCGGTGAATTTGAAGGATGGGGAACATCGCTCTGCTGGTGGGCAAACCGCATTGGCTACAGCGATGCAATGACAGATAAAGCGGCAGAAGTGTTCTTCAGTGATAAGGGACTGGACATGAACATTGGCCGTTATAATGTGGGCGGCGGTGACCATGTGGGAGTGCCCACGGAAGTGCCGGTAAATGAAAAGGCACAGTTTTACGATCTGGAAACAGAAGGGTATACGCCGGAGTATTCGGGAAGTAAAATGGCAGTTGGTGAGAATTCAGCAATGAAGGACCTGCAGTATACAGTGTCGGATGCTGATTTTGGTATTACAAAGGGAAATAAGGTTGGGACTTTTAAGTCGATTGGCTGGATCAATAAGCTGGGAGATAACCCGGGTGACGGGGATAATCTTCGCTACACAGTCAATGCAAAAGAGGAAGGCAGATATACGGTAAAACTGTTATTGACCCTGACAGGCAGCAATAAAAGGGACGTGGCTATCCGGGTGAATGACAGTGAGGATCATATAATTGACGCGGATACCATCAACAGTAATCTGATCGCGTCAGGAAACAATAATCTGCTGTTTCTTGTGACAATTCCGGATGTGGTTTTGATAGCGGGAGAGAACACCATAAATATTGCAGGAAAAAATGACTGGACACTGGATTTTGTAAAGATGGCAGTGATCAAATCCGGTGAGGAAGGTACATTGCCGGAGGGGGAAGAATATCTTCACAGCCCACATATTACCCGTTCTGATTCCGCAGTTCCGGGATATGCGGCAGATGTGACAAAGATTGATACCAGCAAGCATGAGTTATCATGGTATGAGACTGAATATGACAGAGCTGATGAGGCGTGCGGCTATGCGTGGAATTATGACTGGGATGCAGATGTAAACCAGCTAAACATTTTAAAAGCGGCAGCAGAAGCCAGCGGTGAAGATTTCATAGCAGAAGCCTTCTCCAACTCCCCGCCGTATTTTATGACAAACAGCGGCTGCAGTTCAGGAGCAGTGGATTCCAGCAAGGATAACCTGCGTACGGATTCCTATCATGCGTTTGCGGTTTATATGGCAGATGTGATCGAACATTGGAATAATGAGGGTGTTATTACATTCCAGAGTGCAACGCCTATGAATGAGCCATATACAAACTATTGGGGAGCGTACAGCAACAAACAGGAAGGATGCCATTTTGACCAGGGAGAATCCCAGTCAAAGATCATAGAGGCATTAAATGAAGAACTGGAGAAAAAAGGGATTGACATTATAATCTCAGGAACAGATGAGACAAGCATTGATACAGCCATCAGTTCCTACAATGCGCTCTCTGATGAGGCAAAGAATATTATCCAAAGAATTGATACCCATTCATACGGAGGTTCCAAACGTTCCGAGTTGAAAGCCCTGGCAGAAGACCAGGAAAAGAATCTGTGGATGTCAGAAGTGGACGGCGCCTACACAGAAGGAACGAATGCAGGTGAAATGAGTGCGGCCCTTGGCCTGGCAAAAGCCATGATGAAGGATGTAAACGGACTGAACGCAAATGCATGGATTCTCTGGAATGCCATTGATATGCATGTGGACAAGGAGATTCAAACCAGCAGTGATGCTGATTATGCAAGTTTGGAGGAGCTGTATAAGAGAGTTAATATGAACAGCGGTTACTGGGGCATTGCCATAGGTGACCACGACAATAAAGATATCCTGCTTACCAAAAAGTATTATGCATACGGACAGCTTTCCAGATATATCCGTCCGGGCTATACGATCATTGGTTCCAGTGACGATACACTGGCAGCATATGACCCGGAAGGCGGAAAAGTCATAGTCGCAGCAGTGAATACTTCAGGCGAGGACAAGACATGGAAATTTGATCTATCCAGCTTCAGTACCATGGGTGGCCATGTGACTGCCATTCGCACCAGCGGTTCTCTGGCAGATGGGGAAAACTGGGCAGACGTTTCCTCAGACGGTGATATTACCGCAGATACGGCTAAAAAGAGTATCACTGCCACACTGAAAGCAAATTCCATTACTACATATATTGTTGATGGTGTCACTTATGATAGTACAGCAGAAGAGATTACTAAGATCGAGGATGTAAACGTATACACCATAGAAGGTATTCCGGCTGTACTGCCAAAAACAGTGGAGACTGTTACAAATAAAAACAATACCGCAGAAAAGAAAGTAACATGGAATCTTGAGGGTGTGGACTTGACCCAGAGTGGAGAAGTTACAGGTACAGTGGAAGGCACAACATTGACAGCTAAAGCAAAGGTACAGGTTGTGGCACCCAATATGATTTATTTTATTGACTGCAACAGCCCGGAATCACCTAAATATGCAGCCATGGATCAGTATGCGGACCTTCTTAATGAAAAGGCGGATCAGGAATATACAGAAGATTCATGGGGATATCTGGATGAGTACGGGAAGTACAATGGTGATGTGAACGATGAATATGATACCGGCTGGTATGCAAAATCCGGTCAGTCCATCAAGTACACAGTCCCCCTTGATGCAGGAACCTATAAAGTTACCTTTGGCTTTAAAGAATGGTGGCGGGATAGTAATAAATCTCGTAAGATGACAATATCCGCAACACAAAACAACGGGACAAAAGAACTTGGATCGTCCAATACATGGAACGGTGGCAACTGGTGGAATACCGATACGTTTGACTTGGTCTGTGAGGATACCGGAAATGTAACGTTCAGTATTGAAAAACAATCCGGACAGCCGGACCCGGCCCTTTCTTTTATCCAGATTCAGAAAATCTTGGATTTAGATGAATTAAAAGCAGCGCTGAAAGCAGCATCTGAAGTGAACAGAGGACAGTACCCTGCATCAAAACTGGCTGTTCTGGATGAGGCAGTAGAAGCAGGAAAAGTCCTTGCTCTGAAGTCTTCCGCAACACAGGAGCAGATTGATGACAGTGCAAAAGTAATCACAAAAGCTATGGAAGCACTAGGCACAGGATATACAGAAGAAGAGATCGCGGCAAATGATTATGTACTGTATTTGGTAAACTGTGGTACTCCTGATGCATCTGTTATACCGGACAGCTATATCCGTGGCTTATATCAGTCCAATGTTGACCAGCAGTATGCAGCAGATGCCGATACAGGTTTAAGCTGGGGCTACGAGCCAAATGATGAGAATTCAAGGATCGTCAACGGCGGCAGCAGCGCAGCGGATATTACAGGCAGCTATATTTATATGGCAGATACAGGCATCACATTTGTCAAAGATGTCAGTGGATTCAAATATAAATTTGAACTCCCGGACAGAGCAAACAGCGATTATGCAGTGACATTAGGATTTAAAAATCCATGGGATACAAGAAATGTAGATATCAAGCTGGAAGGGGGCACCGTTGAAAGCGATCTAACCCTGACCAAATCACAGTTGATTGAAAAAACATACAAAACAGAGGTTACAGACGGAGAACTGAACGTGATGGTCCACAGTCCAAAACGTACAAACCAATATGGGGACCCAATACTCAGTTATATTATTGTCAAAGCCGTTGCGGCATATACAACGGACAGAATCACAGAAGTGATCGCATCCTATCAGTCAGCTATGGACGGTCACAACTATTCCGAATCAACCCAGGGAGCTTTTGATAAAGCAGTGCAGGAAGCCCAGACGTTAGTTGAGAACAATTCAACCGATCAAAAGGCGGTCAAAGATGCTTTGAACAAATTGGAAGAAGCATTCAATGCTCTGAAGGAAGTTCATACATATTCTTCTATTACAGGTACAAACGGAGCACAGCTTTTTGACAACAACGGCAATAAGATCCAGGCGCACGGCGGACAGATTCAGCAGTTCACGATCAACGGGGAAACCAAGTACTATTGGTACGGGGAAGATAAAACAAATGGTTACCGCCCGGTTGTAGGGGTACATTTGTATACTTCTTCAGATTTGTACAACTGGACAGACGAAGGTGTTGTGCTGAGAAGTATTCCTGTATCTGAGGAAGACTATGATAAAGATCAGACAGAAGGGTATAAAGCAGACCTTTCTATCTTTGAGACAGATGAATATTTCAAAAAACTATATGGTGAATATGAAGGCCAGGACCCGGATGATACAGACAACTACAACAGTAAGCTGGAAGAGGTTTACTGGAATCTGGCTGAAGACAGAACTGTTATTGAGCGGCCAAAAGTTTTATACAATGATGTAACCGGAAAATATGTAATGTGGTTCCATGCAGATGGACGTACCCCTGCCAGTGATGCTGATTACGGCAAAGCAAGGGCCGGCATTGCCATCAGTGACGATCCTGCAGGACCATTTAAACTGCTGGGAACCTATAAGCTGCATGACAGTAAAGATGCTGATCACAGTTGGGATAATGCGGGCGGTGCAGTACGTGATATGAACCTGTTTAAAGATGACGAAGGACAGGGATATGTTATTTATTCATCAGATGGAAACCTGACAACGTATATTGCAAAATTAAATGAGTCTTATACAGGCCTGATCGCAGACCCTAAAGAGGCTGTGGAGGGTACAGGCAAAGATGTAGAAGAACTGACAGCATCCGACTATACGAGAAACTTTATCAATGCTTCAAGAGAAGCACCGGCAATGTTTAAGTACAAAGGAAAATATTATATTGTCAACTCAGGATGTACGGGATGGGCACCAAATAAGGCCCAGTATGCCGTAGCAGACCATCCTCTGGGACCATGGACCGTGATGGGTGATCCATGTGTAGGCGATACAAAGGGAACGACTTTTGACACCCAGAGCACTTGCGTATTCCCTGTCGATGCAGAGAACGGCAAATTTATTTACATGGGTGACCGCTGGTATAATCCGGACACAGGCGGAGATTTAAGTGATTCCAGATATGTATGGCTGCCGGTTGAATTCCTTCCGGGCGATCAGATCCAGTTAAAAGACTATGCGGACTGGACATTGGATGAACTGGAAAATAAGGCTAGTTTTGAGATCGTCAGTGACCTTCCCACTGTTGTAAGCTCTGTGTCTGAAATTGCAGAATCCCTGCCAAGTACAGTCACAGTAGATTTTGGAAGCGCTACTGCTGAGAAAGATGTGACATGGGATTTGGGTAATTTGGCTGAGGATAAACTGGGTGCTGCCACAGTGACCGGAATCCTGACTGACGGAAACAGGGAATTTACACATAATATCAGCATCGTGAATCCTAAATTGATCTACTTCTTTGACAGCGGTGCAGATACATCCGAATACTTTGATACAGTAAACGCAAATCTGTTTGGCAGACTAAAGAACAGTGTACCGGACAGCGCTTACACGGTTGAAAACGGTGCCGGATATACCGGTGTTTTGCAGTCCCAGGATGAGGATAACTATGATCTGGGACATCACTCCGGCGATGACTATCTCTCAAATGGCTGGTGGGCAGGCTCCGGAAAAAATATTGAATATGCGTTTAATCTTGAACCGGGTACCTACACGGTATCTGCCGGATTCCAGGAATGGTGGAATACAAGCAGGCCGTCAAGGATGACGGTCACCTCAGGAGACGAGAAAATAGCTGAAAAGGACTTTACTGTTTATAATTCAAGTACAGACCTTCAGGTTAACCGGACATTTACCGTGACAGAAGAAAATGCAGGTAAGATCACAGTTACCATCAGCAAAACCGGAAATCCTGATCCTGTGCTCAGCTGGATCGCAGTGACACATGACGATGCTGCGGTAAATACAGATAAGCTGGACACATTGATCGCGGCAGCCAGTGTTTTGAAGGAAGAGAACTATTCAGCGGAAACCTGGGAAGCTCTTTCAATAGCGCTGGAAGAAGCAAAGAATGCGCAGGGAACGGAAGAAGCAGACCAGAAAGCCATAGACAAGGCTGTTAAAGCTTTGATGACTGCAATAGAGGCCCTGGAAAGCACAGTTGACAAGAAAGAACTTCAGGAACTGGTTGACGAAGTAAACGAATTCCAGAATTCCATATATACGGCTGCATCCTGGAGTGAATACGAGGCAGAAACAGCGCAGGCTAAAGAAGAGGCACAGGGAGTGCTGGATAATAAAGCGGCATTAAAAGAGGATGTTGATAAGGTACTGAAAGCGTTGCAATCGGCATTTACATCCGGAAAAGAAAAATTAGTGACTATCCAGTCTGTGCTGGAATCCGGTATTGCAGAAAATGAGATTCCGGAGAGCAGCAAGGATAGTTATACAGAAGAGAGCTGGGCAGAATATGAGGAAGCTTTATCAGCAGCGAAAGCATTGATCGGTTCTAACGATGAGGACGCTGTGAATGCAGTTATTGCTGATCTTGTAGCAGCGAGGACAGGGCTGACAGAAAAACCAGACCATGCTGCTAACAAGGCAGAACTTATTGAGGGAATTGAGAATGCACCTTCAGAAGAAGAAGCCGGGCTGTATACTTTCGATTCCTGGACGCCTTACGCAGCAGCATTGGCAGAAGCTATAAGTGTTCGTGACAA includes the following:
- a CDS encoding helix-turn-helix domain-containing protein; its protein translation is MGEEKMFQPYFLEQMVNMMHAPFYIFADQKEMIQKFGGREIETILFEKNPELVQNAFSKKNKEYPVILTDKVLVFAVFDSGMAEGAIMIAGPVTIGRLSQETLLQLRREYKLGRKSGYTPPVCPLDKFVSGILLLHWHLTGQKLTSAELWQKNQRYYSATVNIQNRISQDIFMRQENAGLHNPYEQELRELDSIERGDTEALKRSISETYEGEIGILAKDPLRSHKNVAVGNITLASRAAIRGGISVEKSFSMADSFIQQVEEIDNVPEVEAFKRESQYFYARLVNEENTRGGEKQNVRKNPLIGQVKDYIFNHLHDTIQVSDIAAHMQVNPDYLSHLFSSQEKMTITSYIRQEKVRRGENLLKYSDYRVQEIAFYLGFCSQSHFARVFQQIVGISPNEYRKKFGNRKKWKMK
- a CDS encoding Ig-like domain-containing protein; this translates as MKGFKRGIAAVSTVALCLTSIPMNGLYLVSAAELDRTVKLQPSLASTFHDTNEDGLGEFEGWGTSLCWWANRIGYSDAMTDKAAEVFFSDKGLDMNIGRYNVGGGDHVGVPTEVPVNEKAQFYDLETEGYTPEYSGSKMAVGENSAMKDLQYTVSDADFGITKGNKVGTFKSIGWINKLGDNPGDGDNLRYTVNAKEEGRYTVKLLLTLTGSNKRDVAIRVNDSEDHIIDADTINSNLIASGNNNLLFLVTIPDVVLIAGENTINIAGKNDWTLDFVKMAVIKSGEEGTLPEGEEYLHSPHITRSDSAVPGYAADVTKIDTSKHELSWYETEYDRADEACGYAWNYDWDADVNQLNILKAAAEASGEDFIAEAFSNSPPYFMTNSGCSSGAVDSSKDNLRTDSYHAFAVYMADVIEHWNNEGVITFQSATPMNEPYTNYWGAYSNKQEGCHFDQGESQSKIIEALNEELEKKGIDIIISGTDETSIDTAISSYNALSDEAKNIIQRIDTHSYGGSKRSELKALAEDQEKNLWMSEVDGAYTEGTNAGEMSAALGLAKAMMKDVNGLNANAWILWNAIDMHVDKEIQTSSDADYASLEELYKRVNMNSGYWGIAIGDHDNKDILLTKKYYAYGQLSRYIRPGYTIIGSSDDTLAAYDPEGGKVIVAAVNTSGEDKTWKFDLSSFSTMGGHVTAIRTSGSLADGENWADVSSDGDITADTAKKSITATLKANSITTYIVDGVTYDSTAEEITKIEDVNVYTIEGIPAVLPKTVETVTNKNNTAEKKVTWNLEGVDLTQSGEVTGTVEGTTLTAKAKVQVVAPNMIYFIDCNSPESPKYAAMDQYADLLNEKADQEYTEDSWGYLDEYGKYNGDVNDEYDTGWYAKSGQSIKYTVPLDAGTYKVTFGFKEWWRDSNKSRKMTISATQNNGTKELGSSNTWNGGNWWNTDTFDLVCEDTGNVTFSIEKQSGQPDPALSFIQIQKILDLDELKAALKAASEVNRGQYPASKLAVLDEAVEAGKVLALKSSATQEQIDDSAKVITKAMEALGTGYTEEEIAANDYVLYLVNCGTPDASVIPDSYIRGLYQSNVDQQYAADADTGLSWGYEPNDENSRIVNGGSSAADITGSYIYMADTGITFVKDVSGFKYKFELPDRANSDYAVTLGFKNPWDTRNVDIKLEGGTVESDLTLTKSQLIEKTYKTEVTDGELNVMVHSPKRTNQYGDPILSYIIVKAVAAYTTDRITEVIASYQSAMDGHNYSESTQGAFDKAVQEAQTLVENNSTDQKAVKDALNKLEEAFNALKEVHTYSSITGTNGAQLFDNNGNKIQAHGGQIQQFTINGETKYYWYGEDKTNGYRPVVGVHLYTSSDLYNWTDEGVVLRSIPVSEEDYDKDQTEGYKADLSIFETDEYFKKLYGEYEGQDPDDTDNYNSKLEEVYWNLAEDRTVIERPKVLYNDVTGKYVMWFHADGRTPASDADYGKARAGIAISDDPAGPFKLLGTYKLHDSKDADHSWDNAGGAVRDMNLFKDDEGQGYVIYSSDGNLTTYIAKLNESYTGLIADPKEAVEGTGKDVEELTASDYTRNFINASREAPAMFKYKGKYYIVNSGCTGWAPNKAQYAVADHPLGPWTVMGDPCVGDTKGTTFDTQSTCVFPVDAENGKFIYMGDRWYNPDTGGDLSDSRYVWLPVEFLPGDQIQLKDYADWTLDELENKASFEIVSDLPTVVSSVSEIAESLPSTVTVDFGSATAEKDVTWDLGNLAEDKLGAATVTGILTDGNREFTHNISIVNPKLIYFFDSGADTSEYFDTVNANLFGRLKNSVPDSAYTVENGAGYTGVLQSQDEDNYDLGHHSGDDYLSNGWWAGSGKNIEYAFNLEPGTYTVSAGFQEWWNTSRPSRMTVTSGDEKIAEKDFTVYNSSTDLQVNRTFTVTEENAGKITVTISKTGNPDPVLSWIAVTHDDAAVNTDKLDTLIAAASVLKEENYSAETWEALSIALEEAKNAQGTEEADQKAIDKAVKALMTAIEALESTVDKKELQELVDEVNEFQNSIYTAASWSEYEAETAQAKEEAQGVLDNKAALKEDVDKVLKALQSAFTSGKEKLVTIQSVLESGIAENEIPESSKDSYTEESWAEYEEALSAAKALIGSNDEDAVNAVIADLVAARTGLTEKPDHAANKAELIEGIENAPSEEEAGLYTFDSWTPYAAALAEAISVRDKDEASQLDVDSALAALKLALGKLVTLETKLAEMIEKYEADISSQETYTEESWTAYANALAAAKGLQGKEGLTEEEIDAAELALSDAYEGLTRKEVNTVDKDALKVVLGQAEQLEKEDYTEQAWAAFTDSLNKAKTVYDNKDASQEEVNKEVTALAEAMAELKKHPAETEEKTDKSALKTLLDKASQLKKDDYTGITWEKFQKAFDDASNIYESTKATQEQIDTAAAALEAAMGQLEKVTAGPKEKPRAPSGNTNNGTGNNGKQPSTRGGSPKGTSSAKTGDETPIGMFAGVGALALIAILACVISILKKRKRA